From Deltaproteobacteria bacterium, one genomic window encodes:
- a CDS encoding citrate synthase, with protein MSAFLSAAEAAAELGINLPTLYAYVSRGLIRSEAEGKARRRRYLADDIWLLKQRKQHRRDPSKAAQEALHWGMPVLESRLSVIHDGRLYYVGRDVVTLAQTCTIEQVAALLWMGDITAPFPDELLVPPEWKTLTQVATGLPPLEALQVLLPVAAAHDPYAYDIRPTAVQRAGARILRLLAAAAVGARPTREPIAQVLQRRWAPKEPAVAALLQAALVLYADNGLNPSSFTARCVASAGSTPYALVAAGLAALQGSKHGGACERAQGMLVEVGEARSAQRAVMARMRRGEAVPGFGHPLYPAGDPRGAFLMRLVAEHRPKSPGVKLAVALAAAVRELMNEHPTVDFGVVTLCRALGLPAGAALSLLGVGRIVGWIAHGLEQYQEGREIRPRARYAGDLPRSE; from the coding sequence ATGTCCGCCTTTCTCTCCGCCGCCGAGGCCGCTGCCGAACTCGGTATCAACTTACCCACGTTGTACGCGTACGTCAGTCGCGGGCTGATTCGCTCCGAAGCGGAAGGCAAGGCGCGCCGGCGGCGTTATCTCGCCGACGACATCTGGCTGCTCAAGCAACGTAAGCAGCATCGCCGCGATCCCAGCAAGGCGGCGCAGGAGGCGTTGCACTGGGGCATGCCGGTGTTGGAGTCGCGCCTCTCGGTCATCCACGACGGCAGGCTGTACTACGTCGGACGCGACGTGGTGACGCTGGCGCAAACGTGTACGATCGAACAGGTCGCGGCGCTGTTGTGGATGGGCGACATCACCGCGCCGTTTCCCGATGAACTGCTCGTCCCGCCGGAGTGGAAGACGCTGACTCAGGTGGCGACGGGGTTGCCACCGCTCGAAGCGCTCCAGGTCCTCTTGCCGGTGGCTGCGGCGCACGATCCGTACGCCTACGACATCCGACCGACGGCAGTGCAGCGCGCTGGCGCGCGCATTCTGCGACTGCTCGCCGCCGCGGCGGTGGGTGCACGGCCGACGCGCGAGCCGATCGCGCAGGTGTTGCAGCGCCGATGGGCACCGAAAGAACCGGCGGTCGCCGCGTTGCTACAAGCCGCGTTGGTGCTGTACGCGGACAACGGGCTGAATCCATCGAGCTTCACCGCGCGCTGCGTCGCCTCGGCAGGTTCGACGCCGTACGCGCTGGTCGCCGCCGGACTCGCTGCGTTACAGGGCTCGAAGCACGGCGGCGCCTGCGAGCGCGCGCAAGGCATGCTGGTAGAAGTGGGCGAAGCGCGCAGCGCGCAACGCGCGGTGATGGCGCGCATGCGACGGGGTGAAGCAGTGCCCGGCTTCGGTCATCCGTTGTACCCCGCAGGCGATCCCCGCGGCGCGTTCCTCATGCGGCTGGTCGCCGAGCATCGTCCGAAGTCGCCTGGAGTCAAACTCGCCGTGGCCCTTGCCGCTGCGGTGCGCGAGTTGATGAACGAGCACCCGACCGTCGACTTCGGTGTGGTGACGCTGTGTCGAGCGCTCGGCCTACCCGCCGGCGCGGCGCTGTCGCTGCTCGGCGTTGGCCGTATCGTCGGCTGGATCGCGCACGGGCTCGAACAATATCAAGAAGGCCGCGAGATCCGTCCGCGTGCGCGTTACGCTGGCGACCTGCCGCGTAGTGAATGA
- a CDS encoding AAA family ATPase, translating into MSSLRGEKPKPPHDSNETIVFPPFALDLRGGRLLRGAHTIPLRPKTWAVLCYLAERPGVLVSKEELFAQIWAGTAVGDDSLTKSIHEIRDALADDLKAPRFVATVPRRGFRFVAQTSSQRRTAVGHVDQQLVTNFIGRTSELSRLGDCFRRACSGQRQLAFVTGEPGIGKTALVEAFISALGVQPSELLIGQGCSVEQTGTREAYLPVLGAVERLMHDSDVEGFVPLLRRFAPTWLAQVPWLIEASDAKRLADSLVDTRPERMLREFCAFIEALTEGQTLLLVLEDLHWSDPATIELLTMLAQRREPARLLVIGTYRPADVATREHPLVQAKQTLQQRRRCIEIPLQDLTATNVETYVEKRLPGYDRPRELARLIHEHTEGNPLFMIAVLGDLIARGWLVDTAPGWALTVPIAKADLGVPDDLRQMIAIQLHAMSPADQSLLEVASVAGTDFAAPALAAVLNVGLDEVETACERLSRLHRFLRVVGIVEWPPDGTARRYGFIHALYRHVVYEAIPEGRRQRLHQRIGETIESAYDSRVSDIAAELAVHFERSRDRPRAIKYLTATATRAQRRFATREAIGALESALTLATSLPNTEARQRQELDLRMLLGPALGNICGFASEQVRQNYERARALCNAVGTPTDLYGVLYALWHSQSFRAEVAAEVTARELAQLAGTSGKAELRLQADALLGRTALYQGKFVESRDRLAHVIEAWRNRKGGLDESVFAIEPLIATNGHYAFALWFLGYPDRANHHIKESLALVEHGARPLTRAAGLFHAAYVHHLCQNSREAQDVAEQAISLSTEHGLTFTRAQVTALSGWALAQQGEGKRAINMIQQGLDEYRSTGAKLLSSHMLAWLADAHRRLGEIKAGLAAVDEGIVIAEESLDSAYLAELWRIKGALLLASVDGPRSTGARGKQARVEQAEGCLQRALEIARAGHARSLELRAAINLAQLWRNQRKPAAARALLGDIYSWFTEGFHTPDLREANALLEETLS; encoded by the coding sequence ATGAGCAGCTTGCGGGGTGAGAAGCCGAAACCCCCACACGATTCCAACGAAACGATCGTCTTTCCGCCGTTCGCACTTGATCTGCGTGGCGGCCGATTGCTCCGCGGCGCACACACCATCCCGTTGCGACCGAAGACGTGGGCGGTACTGTGCTACCTGGCTGAGCGCCCTGGCGTCTTGGTATCCAAGGAAGAACTCTTCGCTCAGATATGGGCCGGCACCGCAGTCGGCGACGACAGCCTGACGAAGTCCATTCACGAAATCCGCGACGCGTTGGCAGATGATTTGAAGGCGCCGCGGTTCGTGGCGACGGTGCCTCGCCGCGGATTTCGCTTCGTGGCGCAGACGAGTTCCCAGCGGAGAACGGCTGTTGGCCATGTCGACCAGCAACTCGTGACGAACTTCATAGGGCGAACATCCGAGCTGTCGCGGCTGGGCGACTGCTTCCGTCGCGCCTGTAGCGGGCAGCGACAGCTCGCATTCGTCACCGGCGAGCCGGGCATTGGGAAGACCGCTCTCGTTGAGGCGTTCATCTCAGCACTCGGTGTGCAGCCCTCGGAGCTGTTGATTGGACAAGGTTGCTCCGTGGAGCAGACGGGGACCCGCGAAGCCTACTTGCCTGTGCTCGGTGCGGTCGAACGGCTGATGCACGATTCAGACGTTGAGGGGTTTGTGCCGCTCCTGCGACGCTTTGCTCCGACGTGGTTGGCACAGGTGCCGTGGCTGATCGAAGCCAGTGACGCCAAGAGGCTGGCAGATTCGCTCGTCGACACTAGACCCGAGCGCATGCTGCGCGAGTTCTGCGCATTCATCGAAGCGCTGACCGAAGGTCAGACTCTTCTTCTCGTCCTTGAAGATCTCCACTGGAGCGACCCGGCAACCATCGAGTTGCTCACCATGCTGGCGCAGCGGCGGGAACCGGCACGGCTGCTGGTGATCGGCACGTATCGTCCTGCCGACGTAGCCACGCGCGAGCATCCGCTGGTGCAGGCCAAGCAGACCTTGCAACAGCGACGCCGGTGCATCGAGATTCCGCTCCAGGATCTGACCGCCACCAATGTCGAAACTTACGTGGAGAAGCGTCTGCCCGGCTACGACCGACCGCGGGAGCTTGCACGACTGATCCACGAGCACACCGAAGGCAACCCGTTGTTCATGATCGCAGTGTTGGGTGACCTCATCGCTCGCGGTTGGCTGGTGGACACCGCTCCCGGGTGGGCACTCACCGTTCCGATCGCAAAGGCTGATCTCGGTGTGCCTGATGATCTGCGACAGATGATCGCGATCCAACTGCACGCGATGAGTCCGGCTGACCAATCGCTCTTGGAGGTCGCGAGTGTTGCGGGAACGGACTTCGCAGCACCAGCCCTGGCTGCTGTCCTGAATGTTGGCCTCGACGAAGTGGAGACAGCATGCGAGCGGCTGAGCCGTTTGCACCGCTTCTTGCGGGTAGTGGGAATTGTGGAATGGCCACCGGATGGTACGGCGAGGCGCTACGGCTTCATCCACGCGCTCTACCGCCACGTGGTGTACGAGGCCATACCGGAGGGTCGCCGGCAGCGACTCCACCAGCGGATCGGCGAGACGATCGAGTCCGCGTACGACAGTCGCGTCTCGGACATCGCCGCCGAGTTGGCGGTCCATTTCGAACGCAGTCGCGATCGCCCGCGCGCCATCAAGTATCTCACCGCGACGGCGACCCGTGCCCAGCGTCGCTTTGCAACGCGCGAGGCCATCGGCGCCTTGGAGAGCGCGCTGACGCTGGCAACGTCGCTGCCAAACACCGAAGCGCGTCAGCGGCAAGAGCTCGATCTGCGCATGCTCCTCGGCCCGGCGCTTGGCAACATCTGTGGGTTTGCGTCGGAGCAGGTTCGACAGAACTACGAGCGGGCCCGGGCGTTGTGCAACGCCGTCGGTACGCCAACAGATCTCTACGGCGTCCTCTACGCCTTGTGGCATTCACAAAGCTTTCGTGCCGAGGTCGCAGCCGAAGTGACCGCCAGGGAGTTGGCACAACTTGCTGGAACCAGCGGCAAGGCGGAACTGCGCCTGCAGGCAGATGCGCTCTTGGGAAGAACGGCCTTGTATCAAGGGAAGTTCGTGGAGAGCCGCGACAGGTTGGCGCATGTAATCGAAGCGTGGCGTAACCGAAAGGGAGGATTGGACGAGTCTGTCTTTGCTATAGAACCGCTGATCGCCACCAACGGCCACTACGCTTTCGCCTTGTGGTTTCTCGGTTATCCCGACCGAGCCAACCATCATATCAAAGAGTCGCTAGCGTTAGTGGAGCATGGGGCCCGTCCTCTGACGCGAGCGGCAGGCCTCTTCCACGCGGCCTACGTCCATCACCTCTGTCAGAATTCTCGGGAGGCCCAAGACGTCGCCGAGCAGGCCATCTCGCTGTCAACCGAGCATGGTCTCACGTTCACGAGGGCCCAGGTCACCGCCCTCTCAGGTTGGGCGCTGGCGCAACAGGGGGAAGGCAAACGGGCAATCAACATGATTCAACAAGGGCTGGACGAGTATCGGAGCACCGGCGCCAAGCTCCTGTCCTCGCACATGCTTGCATGGCTAGCGGATGCGCATCGTCGCCTCGGAGAAATCAAAGCCGGTTTGGCCGCTGTCGACGAAGGCATCGTAATCGCGGAGGAGTCCCTTGATAGCGCCTATCTCGCCGAGCTGTGGCGGATCAAGGGAGCGCTTTTGTTGGCATCGGTTGATGGTCCGAGGTCGACAGGCGCGAGAGGTAAGCAGGCGCGGGTAGAACAGGCGGAGGGGTGTCTGCAACGGGCGCTGGAGATCGCGCGCGCGGGCCACGCTCGGTCCCTTGAGTTGCGCGCGGCGATCAACCTGGCGCAGCTCTGGCGTAATCAGCGGAAACCTGCCGCCGCCCGCGCGCTGCTCGGCGACATCTACAGCTGGTTCACTGAGGGCTTCCACACGCCGGACCTGCGTGAGGCGAATGCGTTGCTCGAAGAAACGTTGAGCTGA
- a CDS encoding DUF4079 family protein, whose translation MSARFWLHVHPLLALIAVAMLAYVGQLGFRGRQARRGGAAMLRRHARITPYVYALVLINWMLGVTSVWLGRDDLDLAASGHFKVGCYLVVTLTAALLLSRWIDRVPNGRTIHPLLGALAVLLAGFQLFLGLQIMPK comes from the coding sequence ATGTCCGCACGGTTCTGGCTCCACGTTCATCCGCTGCTGGCGTTGATTGCGGTGGCGATGCTCGCCTACGTCGGACAACTCGGCTTCCGCGGTCGCCAGGCGCGTCGCGGCGGTGCGGCGATGCTCCGCCGCCACGCGCGGATCACGCCTTACGTGTACGCGCTGGTGCTGATCAACTGGATGCTTGGCGTGACCTCGGTGTGGTTGGGGCGCGACGATCTCGACCTTGCTGCCAGCGGCCATTTTAAAGTTGGGTGCTATCTGGTGGTGACGCTCACCGCCGCGCTGCTGCTGTCGCGCTGGATCGATCGGGTGCCGAATGGCCGCACGATTCATCCGTTGCTGGGGGCGCTGGCGGTACTGCTGGCGGGGTTTCAACTCTTCCTCGGCTTGCAGATCATGCCGAAGTGA
- a CDS encoding FAD-dependent oxidoreductase, with protein MTESSEYDFIVIGGGPAGQGAAAVATLFGQRTLVIERKVLGGEVVTTGGAPTKTLRTAALYLTGFQDRDLYGLTAQVDTGRAVERMRSRTAQVCSEMQEATRSHFATLGIKVLYGAARLGPNRTVLVTPRDGEGQERVLSASRILLATGSHPSRPPNIPFDDPGIFDSESLPSLQGIPKSVVVIGGGAIGCEYASIFAAFGISVTLVDSSGRLLANMDSEMSQLAASVFENMGIRVALSSRVSATGRINGELHVTLDSGEVLRPDIVLFAAGRSVNTDGLGLAEAGVQINARGRVVVDEHFRTNVEGIYAAGDLIGPSLASISMEQGRVAACHAFGLGFKERLDPLPVSAVYSVPEIAAVGLTEDQAKEQGIGYEVGRCNFATLARGIISGHPEGMLKLVFRRDDRRLLGVHILGDIASELIALGQATIHGDGTIDLFNRLTFATPTYTMAYKFAAFDGLIRLANASGGPLTLATLDKAR; from the coding sequence ATGACTGAAAGCAGCGAGTACGATTTCATCGTGATCGGTGGCGGCCCGGCCGGTCAAGGCGCGGCTGCGGTGGCAACCCTCTTCGGACAGCGAACGCTGGTGATCGAGCGCAAAGTCCTAGGCGGCGAAGTGGTCACAACGGGTGGCGCACCAACCAAGACGCTGCGCACGGCCGCGCTCTACCTCACTGGCTTCCAGGATCGCGACCTGTACGGGCTGACGGCCCAGGTGGACACGGGGCGTGCGGTTGAACGCATGCGCTCACGGACCGCACAAGTGTGTTCGGAAATGCAGGAAGCCACACGCTCTCACTTTGCCACGCTTGGCATCAAAGTCCTTTACGGCGCGGCGCGTCTGGGGCCGAACCGGACAGTGCTCGTGACTCCGCGAGACGGCGAGGGGCAGGAGCGCGTTCTCTCCGCCAGCCGCATTCTCCTCGCTACAGGTTCGCACCCGTCCCGTCCGCCAAACATCCCATTCGACGATCCGGGCATTTTCGATTCCGAGAGCCTGCCTTCGCTGCAGGGCATTCCCAAGAGCGTAGTCGTCATTGGAGGCGGCGCCATCGGCTGTGAGTACGCATCGATTTTCGCCGCGTTCGGCATCTCCGTTACGTTAGTCGACAGCAGTGGGCGCCTATTGGCCAACATGGATAGCGAGATGTCGCAACTGGCTGCCAGCGTATTCGAGAACATGGGGATTCGCGTGGCGCTGAGCTCGCGCGTCAGTGCGACGGGGCGGATCAATGGCGAACTGCACGTCACCCTGGACAGCGGCGAAGTGCTGCGCCCGGATATCGTGCTGTTTGCGGCGGGCCGGTCGGTCAACACCGATGGGCTCGGTCTGGCCGAAGCCGGCGTCCAGATCAACGCCCGCGGCAGGGTGGTTGTGGACGAACATTTCCGCACTAACGTCGAGGGGATCTACGCGGCCGGTGACCTGATCGGGCCCTCCCTCGCTTCGATCTCAATGGAGCAAGGTCGAGTGGCGGCCTGTCATGCTTTCGGTCTCGGGTTCAAAGAGAGGTTGGACCCGTTGCCTGTGTCGGCGGTGTACTCGGTGCCGGAGATCGCTGCGGTTGGTCTCACGGAGGATCAGGCTAAGGAACAAGGCATCGGCTACGAGGTGGGTCGTTGCAATTTCGCGACACTGGCGCGCGGCATCATCTCGGGCCACCCGGAAGGGATGTTGAAACTTGTATTCCGTCGCGACGACCGGCGGCTACTCGGAGTACATATTCTTGGCGACATCGCCTCGGAACTGATTGCACTCGGACAGGCCACGATCCACGGGGACGGCACGATCGATCTTTTCAACCGCCTGACGTTCGCCACACCGACGTACACGATGGCTTACAAGTTCGCCGCGTTCGACGGCCTAATCCGCCTGGCGAATGCCAGCGGCGGTCCGCTTACCTTGGCGACTTTGGACAAAGCGCGGTGA
- a CDS encoding competence/damage-inducible protein A, which produces MPAGRDTTAAIIVVGNEILTGKVVDTNAAFLARELHALGVALERIVVIPDDIDVIADTVRKYHPRYDAIFTSGGVGPTHDDVTIAGVARGLNRRVVHNVVLEEKIREFAGATLSPALLKMSETPDGAELVFGGKLKFPTVCVENVYILPGIPELFEDKFLAIKHRFEGAPFHLRVLYTREFETTIAEPLNQTLAAFPALQLGSYPKMNEPDYRVRVTLESKDREYVERALAHLVSLLPPDAVVRTE; this is translated from the coding sequence ATGCCGGCCGGACGTGACACGACTGCGGCGATCATTGTTGTCGGCAATGAGATTCTGACCGGCAAGGTGGTCGACACCAACGCCGCCTTTCTCGCGCGCGAGCTGCACGCGCTCGGCGTCGCGTTGGAGCGCATTGTGGTCATCCCGGATGATATCGACGTGATTGCCGACACGGTGCGCAAGTACCATCCGCGCTACGACGCGATCTTCACCTCCGGCGGTGTCGGCCCGACGCACGACGACGTGACGATTGCCGGCGTCGCGCGTGGACTGAACCGGCGCGTCGTGCACAACGTTGTGCTCGAAGAGAAGATCCGCGAGTTCGCGGGCGCGACACTGAGCCCGGCGTTGCTCAAAATGAGCGAGACGCCCGACGGGGCCGAATTGGTGTTCGGCGGGAAGCTGAAGTTCCCGACCGTGTGCGTCGAGAACGTGTATATCTTGCCGGGGATTCCGGAACTGTTCGAGGATAAATTTCTCGCCATCAAGCATCGGTTTGAGGGCGCGCCTTTTCATCTGCGGGTGCTGTACACGCGCGAGTTCGAGACCACGATCGCCGAGCCACTCAATCAGACCTTGGCGGCGTTTCCGGCGCTGCAGCTCGGCTCGTATCCGAAGATGAACGAGCCCGACTATCGCGTACGGGTCACGCTCGAATCGAAAGATCGCGAGTACGTCGAGCGGGCACTGGCGCATTTGGTCAGCTTGCTGCCTCCGGATGCCGTAGTGCGGACGGAATGA
- a CDS encoding alcohol dehydrogenase catalytic domain-containing protein has product MRGIIFHGPHDVRVESVPDPRLADSRGAIVRVTRASICGSDLHLYHGTVPAEPGVVIGHECVGVIEDVGRDVRRFKKGDRVIVPGVVGCGDCEPCRRGYPVGCVNFFNKVYGIVKDLPGGQAEAIVVPNADANLYPSPSELSDEQVLFLTDILPTGYYAAQNANIKPGQTVVVVGCGPVGLFALLSAQLFGAAQIFAVDKVGYRLERAKQYGAIAIDASKEDVQQRIFEATDGRGAHAVVEAVGAQETVHLAFQLVRIGGTVSVVGVLINDDFSFPMGTALMKDLTFRIGLVNVIGFIPTLLPLVRSGRLDPTKLISHHMPLAEGAEAYQLFAGRTDGCLKIALQP; this is encoded by the coding sequence ATGCGCGGAATCATCTTTCACGGTCCTCACGATGTGCGAGTCGAATCGGTCCCCGACCCGCGGCTCGCTGATTCACGCGGCGCGATCGTGCGCGTGACCCGGGCATCGATCTGCGGCTCTGACCTCCACCTCTACCACGGCACGGTGCCCGCCGAGCCGGGCGTAGTGATCGGTCACGAGTGTGTCGGCGTCATCGAAGATGTCGGGCGCGACGTGCGCCGATTCAAGAAGGGCGATCGCGTGATCGTGCCCGGCGTCGTGGGCTGTGGCGACTGCGAGCCGTGCCGCCGCGGCTATCCGGTCGGCTGCGTGAACTTCTTCAACAAGGTGTACGGCATCGTGAAGGACCTCCCCGGTGGACAAGCCGAGGCGATTGTGGTGCCGAATGCCGACGCCAATCTTTACCCATCGCCGTCGGAGCTGAGCGATGAGCAAGTGTTGTTTCTCACCGACATCCTTCCCACCGGGTACTACGCGGCGCAGAACGCCAACATCAAGCCTGGTCAGACGGTGGTGGTCGTCGGTTGTGGGCCGGTCGGATTGTTCGCGCTGCTGAGCGCGCAGCTCTTCGGTGCGGCGCAGATCTTCGCCGTCGACAAAGTGGGCTATCGGCTCGAACGCGCGAAGCAGTATGGGGCAATTGCTATCGATGCGAGCAAGGAAGACGTGCAGCAGCGGATTTTCGAAGCCACCGACGGCCGCGGTGCCCACGCGGTGGTCGAGGCCGTCGGTGCGCAGGAGACGGTCCATCTCGCGTTCCAGCTCGTTCGCATCGGCGGCACGGTGTCGGTGGTCGGCGTCCTCATCAACGACGACTTCAGCTTCCCGATGGGCACGGCGTTGATGAAGGACCTCACGTTCCGCATCGGCCTGGTCAACGTGATCGGGTTCATCCCCACGCTCCTGCCGCTGGTGCGGTCGGGGCGCCTCGATCCGACGAAATTAATTTCGCACCACATGCCGCTAGCCGAGGGGGCCGAGGCATACCAGCTCTTCGCCGGCCGCACCGACGGTTGCCTGAAAATCGCGTTGCAGCCGTAA
- a CDS encoding acetolactate synthase, which produces MSSMHGGRVVAKALKAEGVSFVFTLCGGHVMPIYDGCIDEGIGVIDVRHEQTAAHAADGWARVTGQPGVAIVTAGPGLTDAVTGVASAHRANVPMLLFGGQGPRPFADMGSLQDMNHVELMRPITKWATAVPEGRRLAEYVATAFRIATTGLPGPVFLEMPIDQLFNTYEEDKCVFPKQYRSDAGMAGDPRYIERAFELLKRAQRPVALVGTQLRWSRRREAYPKFAETFGLPIYVNGLGRGSLPPTHPNFFSQTRKEALKQADVVIIFGTPLDFRLGYGRESHFNPDAKLIQVDLDGGEIGRNRAIEIGIIGDTGIVMEQLNGLAKSDGYSAALVKPWLDEMRARETQKSERMQPELNSDAVPINPLRACKEIADSLGPDAICIGDGGDFVATAASVLRIHEQGHWLDPGPLGTLGVGPGYAMAAKLAKPKSPVVIIYGDGSFGLHGMEFEAMVRQKINVVGVVGNDAAWQQIRRGQVQLYGEERAVATKLSFVHYEKVVEALGGHGEFVERPEDIRPAMARALAAGKPALVNIRIGGSDFRKDAISI; this is translated from the coding sequence ATGAGTTCGATGCACGGCGGCCGCGTAGTGGCCAAAGCCCTCAAAGCCGAGGGCGTATCCTTTGTCTTCACCCTGTGCGGTGGCCACGTGATGCCGATCTATGACGGCTGCATCGACGAAGGCATCGGTGTGATCGATGTGCGGCACGAACAAACGGCAGCGCACGCGGCCGATGGCTGGGCGCGGGTGACCGGCCAACCCGGCGTCGCGATCGTGACCGCCGGCCCCGGACTCACCGACGCGGTGACGGGCGTCGCCAGCGCGCACCGCGCCAACGTGCCGATGCTGCTCTTCGGCGGGCAAGGACCGCGTCCGTTCGCGGATATGGGCTCGCTGCAGGACATGAACCATGTCGAGTTGATGCGGCCGATCACCAAGTGGGCGACGGCAGTGCCCGAGGGGCGCCGCTTGGCGGAATACGTCGCGACGGCGTTCCGCATCGCGACCACTGGCCTTCCCGGTCCGGTCTTCCTCGAAATGCCGATCGATCAATTGTTTAACACCTACGAAGAAGACAAGTGCGTCTTCCCCAAACAGTACCGCAGCGACGCCGGGATGGCCGGCGATCCGCGCTACATCGAGCGCGCCTTCGAATTGCTCAAGCGCGCGCAGCGCCCGGTCGCGCTCGTCGGCACGCAGCTGCGCTGGTCGCGCCGCCGCGAAGCGTACCCGAAGTTTGCCGAGACCTTTGGTTTGCCGATCTACGTCAACGGACTCGGGCGCGGTTCGCTGCCGCCCACGCACCCGAATTTCTTTTCGCAGACCCGCAAAGAAGCCCTGAAGCAAGCCGATGTGGTGATCATCTTCGGTACGCCGCTCGACTTCCGCTTGGGTTACGGCCGCGAGAGTCACTTCAACCCCGACGCCAAATTGATCCAAGTGGATCTCGACGGCGGCGAGATCGGGCGCAATCGCGCCATCGAAATTGGGATCATCGGCGATACCGGCATCGTCATGGAGCAGCTCAACGGCTTGGCGAAGTCGGACGGTTACTCGGCGGCGTTGGTGAAGCCGTGGCTCGATGAGATGCGCGCGCGCGAAACTCAGAAGTCGGAGCGTATGCAGCCGGAACTCAACTCCGACGCGGTGCCGATCAATCCGTTGCGCGCGTGCAAGGAGATCGCCGACTCGCTCGGACCCGACGCGATCTGCATCGGCGACGGCGGCGACTTTGTCGCCACGGCGGCGTCGGTCCTGCGCATTCACGAGCAGGGACATTGGCTCGACCCGGGTCCGCTCGGTACCCTCGGGGTCGGCCCCGGTTACGCGATGGCGGCGAAGTTGGCGAAGCCCAAGAGCCCGGTGGTGATCATCTACGGCGACGGCTCGTTCGGGCTCCACGGTATGGAGTTCGAAGCGATGGTGCGGCAGAAGATCAACGTCGTCGGCGTCGTCGGCAACGACGCCGCCTGGCAGCAGATTCGCCGCGGCCAGGTGCAGCTCTACGGTGAAGAGCGCGCGGTGGCGACCAAGCTCAGCTTCGTGCACTACGAGAAAGTGGTCGAAGCGCTCGGCGGCCACGGCGAGTTCGTGGAACGTCCCGAAGATATTCGTCCAGCGATGGCGCGCGCGCTGGCCGCCGGCAAACCGGCGCTGGTGAACATCCGCATCGGCGGCAGTGATTTCCGTAAGGACGCGATTTCGATTTGA
- a CDS encoding Dyp-type peroxidase, which produces MSAVLELDDIQSGVLRPRPTPYAATYLLVRIDDHKAGREMLRRVSAAITSAANPVSPEAEAWVSIALTFQGLKALGVPQDSLDSFPPEFQQGMAARAQELGDVGESSPANWEKPLGTSDVHVVLAGLAPDTARLEARVERARKGIEGTPGIEVIYRQDSYVGPTEREHFGFKDSISHPAVEGSGIPGSNPKEQPLKAGEFVLGYPDEMGGLALMPGPEVLGRNGTYVVFRKLHQRVAAFRQYVKSVSSSAEEEELHAAKMVGRWKSGCPLALSPERDDPAIGADSKRNNAFLFHADDPTGLKTPRGSHIRRMNFRDATEVGQVRLHRMIRRGTAYGPPLPEGVLEDDGQDRGLIFAFVGSNLARQFEFVQTEWLNKGDFIGANVEQDPLCSANTTSGMFTLPKIPIRRRLQGLPQFVVTRGGEYCFMPGLRALRWLADLNS; this is translated from the coding sequence ATGAGCGCCGTGCTGGAGCTTGATGACATTCAGAGTGGCGTCCTGCGCCCCCGGCCCACTCCGTATGCCGCCACCTATTTGCTGGTCCGCATCGACGACCACAAAGCCGGGCGCGAGATGCTGCGCCGGGTCAGCGCAGCGATCACGTCCGCCGCGAATCCCGTGAGCCCGGAAGCCGAAGCTTGGGTGAGCATCGCGCTGACCTTCCAAGGGCTCAAGGCGCTGGGCGTGCCCCAGGATTCGCTCGATAGCTTCCCGCCGGAGTTCCAGCAGGGCATGGCGGCCCGCGCGCAAGAGTTGGGTGACGTCGGCGAAAGCAGCCCGGCCAACTGGGAAAAGCCGCTCGGCACGTCTGACGTCCATGTCGTGCTGGCCGGGCTCGCGCCCGATACGGCCCGGCTCGAGGCCAGGGTGGAGCGCGCCCGCAAAGGGATCGAAGGCACGCCCGGCATTGAAGTGATCTATCGCCAGGATAGTTATGTGGGGCCAACCGAGCGGGAACATTTCGGGTTCAAGGACAGCATCAGCCATCCGGCTGTCGAAGGCAGCGGCATACCTGGCAGCAACCCGAAGGAGCAGCCGCTGAAGGCAGGCGAGTTCGTCCTAGGCTATCCTGACGAAATGGGTGGGTTGGCGCTTATGCCGGGGCCGGAAGTGCTGGGCCGCAATGGCACGTATGTTGTCTTCCGCAAGCTCCACCAGCGTGTGGCGGCGTTCCGGCAATATGTGAAATCCGTTTCCTCAAGCGCAGAGGAAGAGGAGTTGCACGCGGCGAAGATGGTCGGGCGCTGGAAGAGCGGCTGTCCGCTGGCCCTTTCGCCGGAGCGCGACGATCCCGCGATTGGCGCGGACTCGAAGCGCAACAACGCGTTCCTGTTTCACGCAGACGATCCGACCGGGTTAAAAACGCCGCGTGGCTCGCACATCCGGCGGATGAATTTCCGCGACGCGACGGAAGTCGGGCAGGTACGCCTCCACCGCATGATTCGCCGCGGCACGGCTTACGGTCCGCCGCTGCCGGAAGGCGTGTTGGAGGACGACGGTCAGGATCGTGGGCTGATTTTCGCGTTCGTCGGCTCGAACCTGGCGCGCCAGTTCGAGTTCGTCCAGACCGAGTGGCTCAACAAGGGCGACTTCATCGGCGCCAACGTCGAGCAGGACCCGCTGTGCAGCGCCAACACCACGAGCGGCATGTTCACTCTTCCCAAGATTCCCATCCGCCGCCGCCTGCAAGGCCTGCCGCAATTCGTGGTCACGCGCGGCGGCGAGTATTGCTTCATGCCCGGCCTCCGCGCGTTACGCTGGCTGGCCGACCTCAACAGCTAG